One Vibrio gallaecicus genomic region harbors:
- a CDS encoding TonB-dependent hemoglobin/transferrin/lactoferrin family receptor translates to MYKHSLLSASIVIALTTTSVQAEDYALFDEVVVSSTRTNQTIQNTAASVTVINEQAIQESMAKDVNEVFEYTPGVTMNSSSRQGAQTINIRGMEGKRVKILVDGSAQPGSFDGGPYSFINSSGITIDPDMLKSVEIIKGAASSLHGSDAIGGVVAFETKDPADFLKGGKDVGGQVKLSYSSEDKSFSEHVALANRFGELETLIAYTRRDGEETQNFRNPSDLENYGLEGQETSADNLLVKLQYQLNDDHRIEFLAELIKDTSDSDIHHSSYTTYTGEDDTEQNRFAIKHIWFADAAIADTITSKVSYISKEENGVTNRFKPAGPGMPPWVPANNDNMQTKNYIYTEDKLEVESQLDKEIDNHYLVYGVTYTKSDISNTNMEYNSDPATDDKLYVYTPDAKEQKFGLFLQDEITLNNDKLVLTPGIRFDHFETDPGNNTGDELTKFSDSAVTGRFGSTYKVTETGTVFGQISQGFRAPSFDELYYTYDNPAHGYVNDPNPDLKSEKSISFELGYRHNTSASSTEVAAYYSDYDDFIETVVTKKVGGTTHYSNVNLDSATIKGIEFSNKLMWDELVGAPEGISTHFVAAYTEGEDGNGYALNSVNPLNAVLGLNFDAPSSKWGTSFKINYTASKSGSDINNDDDNGGNTGQVELPSATVLDWTAYYKPVANLTIRGGIFNLTDKEYYRWNDIRGDDALYKENTQAERNYGISANYQF, encoded by the coding sequence ATGTATAAGCACTCCCTACTCTCAGCCTCAATTGTAATAGCTCTTACAACAACTTCAGTACAAGCTGAAGATTATGCCCTATTTGATGAAGTAGTAGTATCTTCAACACGAACTAATCAGACGATCCAAAATACTGCCGCATCTGTAACTGTGATCAATGAACAAGCCATTCAAGAAAGCATGGCAAAAGATGTCAACGAAGTATTTGAATACACACCTGGCGTGACAATGAACTCAAGCTCACGTCAAGGTGCACAAACTATCAACATTCGAGGAATGGAAGGTAAACGTGTAAAAATACTGGTTGATGGTTCTGCGCAGCCAGGCTCATTCGATGGCGGTCCATATAGCTTCATTAATTCAAGCGGCATCACAATTGACCCTGATATGCTTAAAAGTGTAGAGATTATCAAAGGTGCTGCATCAAGTTTACATGGTAGTGACGCTATTGGTGGTGTTGTTGCATTTGAAACAAAAGATCCAGCCGACTTTCTTAAAGGTGGTAAAGACGTAGGCGGTCAAGTCAAACTCTCCTACTCTTCTGAAGATAAATCATTTAGCGAACATGTCGCTCTAGCAAACCGATTTGGAGAGCTTGAAACTCTGATAGCTTATACACGCCGAGACGGTGAAGAGACGCAAAATTTCAGAAACCCTAGTGACCTAGAAAACTATGGCTTAGAAGGACAAGAGACTTCTGCTGATAATTTGTTAGTAAAACTACAATACCAATTAAATGATGATCATCGAATTGAGTTTTTAGCTGAACTGATTAAAGATACATCAGATTCTGATATTCACCACTCTAGTTACACAACTTACACAGGTGAAGACGATACAGAACAAAATCGATTCGCTATTAAACACATTTGGTTTGCCGATGCTGCAATTGCCGATACGATTACAAGCAAAGTGTCTTACATCAGTAAAGAAGAAAATGGTGTAACTAATCGATTCAAGCCTGCAGGTCCAGGTATGCCACCTTGGGTTCCTGCAAATAACGATAATATGCAAACCAAAAACTATATCTATACTGAAGACAAACTTGAAGTTGAAAGTCAGTTAGATAAAGAAATTGATAACCACTACCTTGTGTATGGTGTGACATACACTAAGAGTGATATCAGCAATACAAATATGGAATACAACTCTGACCCAGCTACAGATGATAAATTGTATGTCTATACACCAGATGCTAAAGAACAAAAGTTTGGCTTATTTTTACAAGATGAAATCACTTTAAACAATGATAAATTGGTACTAACACCGGGTATTCGCTTCGATCATTTTGAAACCGATCCTGGTAATAATACTGGTGATGAGTTAACTAAGTTTTCAGACTCAGCGGTAACTGGTCGTTTTGGTTCTACTTATAAAGTAACTGAAACTGGTACTGTATTTGGTCAAATCAGCCAAGGATTCCGAGCACCATCTTTTGATGAACTGTATTACACCTATGATAATCCTGCACATGGTTATGTAAACGACCCAAATCCAGACCTTAAGTCTGAAAAGAGTATTTCTTTCGAGCTAGGTTACAGACACAACACTAGCGCTTCATCGACAGAAGTCGCAGCTTACTACAGTGATTATGATGACTTCATCGAAACAGTAGTGACCAAGAAAGTAGGCGGAACAACCCATTACTCAAATGTGAACTTAGATTCTGCAACTATTAAAGGTATTGAGTTCTCAAATAAACTAATGTGGGACGAATTAGTTGGTGCTCCTGAAGGAATCTCAACGCATTTTGTTGCAGCATATACTGAAGGTGAAGATGGAAATGGCTATGCATTAAATAGTGTAAACCCATTAAATGCTGTTCTTGGTTTAAACTTTGATGCGCCTAGCTCAAAATGGGGTACAAGCTTTAAGATCAATTACACCGCAAGTAAATCAGGCTCAGACATCAACAATGATGATGATAATGGTGGTAACACAGGTCAAGTGGAACTTCCAAGCGCAACTGTTCTTGATTGGACTGCGTACTACAAACCAGTTGCTAACTTAACCATTCGCGGCGGTATTTTTAACCTAACGGATAAAGAATACTACCGTTGGAATGATATCCGTGGTGATGATGCACTTTACAAAGAAAACACACAAGCTGAGCGTAACTACGGTATCTCAGCTAACTATCAGTTCTAA
- a CDS encoding sensor domain-containing diguanylate cyclase, producing MLSSMKNLSIKNKLFLPIILFISATFITIQWVSYTVTYERERDNLVQRVKVLAKGVAFNLQAAILFDDKESANEILSAFSADRDIVRVKLFDTEPQLFAMYQQQDRIPPVPNEQQRIEIRQKQFSISDQYIFLLVPVVLEQEVIAHLRVTISKQSFENIFLITLKTAGIYLILLLVLGTILYKIIQRFIIEPLFNLNEGMQAFVERRERTKKITLNSNDEIGDLVHAFNTMLERLGQREKQVNFTLDKLEQEKSFANEVIETVQHSLIVVNEDGEIIHSNAATMEIFRCTSAYLEGLTIKELIVTKQSDLLQSAIDSNLVLNDQLIESIDVFSSKQLLQVSSRELSKQGQTLFAIQDVTEIESAMNRQKLAAGVFENSQDGLVVLNASNEITMVNPAVTTLLGYEASVLLGKSPFEVLPWQQFTSLMPTIIESLENYGQWQGEVWEKHSSGNLVPMFVKINRIVSNQQRGEFDMVLTLSDLSNVKEMERLEHLAHHDALTGLANRSHLYKTLDEVVSSSQYSDNHFAVLYLDLDGFKEVNDTYGHDAGDEMLRQVASRLLSQVRSGDLVARLSGDEFVLIIKSTNKEMMSALAERLLIIITEEVMYKGRSLKVGASIGINLVEDDERDLDLILKAADQAMYQAKSKGKGCFVYSQ from the coding sequence ATGTTGTCATCCATGAAAAACCTGTCGATTAAAAATAAACTTTTTTTACCGATAATTTTATTTATCAGTGCTACTTTTATCACGATTCAATGGGTTAGTTACACTGTCACTTATGAGCGAGAAAGAGACAATTTAGTACAGCGTGTAAAGGTTTTAGCAAAAGGCGTCGCCTTTAATCTTCAAGCTGCAATCCTCTTTGATGATAAAGAATCAGCCAACGAAATTCTGTCTGCTTTTAGTGCTGATAGAGACATTGTACGTGTGAAGTTGTTTGATACAGAACCACAACTGTTTGCTATGTACCAGCAGCAAGACCGAATCCCACCAGTACCGAATGAACAACAGCGTATTGAGATAAGGCAAAAACAGTTCTCTATCTCAGATCAATATATCTTTTTATTAGTTCCTGTTGTTTTAGAGCAAGAAGTCATTGCACATCTACGAGTCACCATATCAAAGCAAAGTTTTGAAAATATATTTCTTATAACATTAAAGACCGCTGGTATTTATTTAATCTTACTTCTGGTCCTTGGAACTATCCTATATAAGATTATTCAACGCTTTATCATTGAACCTTTATTCAACTTAAATGAAGGTATGCAAGCCTTTGTTGAAAGGCGTGAACGTACTAAAAAAATCACTTTAAATAGCAATGATGAAATTGGTGACTTAGTTCATGCCTTTAATACCATGTTAGAGCGTCTTGGTCAGCGGGAGAAACAAGTCAACTTTACATTAGATAAGCTTGAACAAGAGAAGTCATTCGCGAATGAAGTGATTGAGACCGTTCAACACTCCCTTATCGTCGTAAACGAAGATGGTGAGATAATTCACTCGAATGCCGCGACAATGGAAATATTTCGATGTACTTCAGCGTATCTAGAAGGCTTAACCATTAAAGAACTGATAGTAACGAAACAATCTGATTTACTTCAATCGGCAATTGATTCAAACCTTGTTTTAAACGATCAACTCATTGAATCAATCGATGTATTTAGCAGTAAACAACTTTTGCAGGTCAGTAGTCGTGAGCTTTCTAAACAAGGCCAAACGTTATTTGCCATTCAAGATGTTACAGAGATCGAATCTGCAATGAATAGGCAGAAACTTGCAGCTGGAGTCTTTGAAAATAGCCAGGATGGATTAGTTGTTTTGAATGCTTCGAATGAAATTACAATGGTAAACCCTGCTGTAACCACTTTACTTGGTTACGAAGCAAGTGTGCTTTTAGGAAAATCACCTTTTGAAGTTCTTCCTTGGCAACAGTTCACTTCTTTGATGCCAACGATTATAGAATCATTAGAAAATTATGGACAGTGGCAGGGAGAGGTTTGGGAAAAACATAGTTCAGGCAATTTAGTACCTATGTTTGTCAAAATTAACCGAATTGTTTCCAATCAACAACGTGGCGAGTTTGATATGGTGCTGACCTTATCTGACCTATCAAATGTGAAAGAGATGGAGCGACTTGAGCATCTCGCCCATCATGATGCACTTACAGGGCTTGCAAATCGTTCTCACCTGTATAAAACGCTAGATGAAGTCGTTTCTTCAAGCCAATATTCAGATAATCATTTCGCGGTACTTTATCTAGATTTAGATGGGTTTAAGGAAGTAAATGATACTTATGGACACGATGCTGGAGATGAAATGCTAAGACAAGTTGCCAGTCGATTGTTATCTCAGGTGAGATCTGGGGATCTAGTTGCTCGTTTATCTGGCGATGAATTTGTTTTAATCATTAAATCTACAAACAAAGAAATGATGTCGGCACTGGCTGAACGATTATTAATAATAATCACAGAAGAGGTTATGTATAAAGGTCGCTCATTAAAAGTAGGGGCAAGTATTGGCATTAACTTAGTTGAAGATGACGAAAGAGATCTCGATCTAATACTCAAAGCTGCAGACCAGGCAATGTATCAAGCGAAGAGTAAAGGGAAGGGGTGCTTTGTTTATTCTCAGTAA
- a CDS encoding YfiR family protein, translating into MASFIRWTNESEMKSLNFCIIGDDKVKRVLSTITEGKVIRELPITVTSKMNEECNVTYVTGYKSTFDRKKYTTPSNVTISDQKNFTKQGGVIELQTVNSQIKPKINLDNVQLDDYTIGSNLLRIATVEGK; encoded by the coding sequence ATGGCTAGCTTTATACGTTGGACGAACGAATCAGAAATGAAATCTCTTAATTTTTGTATCATTGGCGATGACAAAGTTAAGCGGGTTCTTAGTACAATCACTGAAGGTAAAGTAATTCGTGAACTGCCAATAACAGTTACATCAAAGATGAATGAAGAGTGCAATGTCACATATGTCACAGGGTATAAATCCACATTTGATCGAAAAAAATATACCACACCATCGAATGTGACAATTAGTGACCAGAAGAACTTCACGAAGCAAGGAGGCGTTATTGAGCTACAAACTGTGAACAGTCAGATCAAACCAAAGATAAATTTAGATAACGTTCAATTAGATGATTATACTATTGGTTCAAATTTATTGCGCATCGCAACTGTGGAGGGCAAATGA
- a CDS encoding TonB-dependent receptor plug domain-containing protein, with the protein MKHSSIYAALALLPSFSLYAQGNSLEHLMSMSLEELSMLDVEMETASKVKQKLTDIPSSVYVLSNERIQRSGAKTIAEALVLVPGLKVTKFNETSWFVSTRGFHDGLYNKMLVMIDGRSLFSPVYGGTYWTDVDYILADIERIEILKGPGGTIWGGNAANGVVNIITKSSEATQGTYVSAVASANDNYEFSARQGLKFNEYLYGRAFYKYKEESSYQPNTSDNEIWKAQSAGMVFEPIDADKNWSLRFGGEKSAYRTSLYTYYYDDQGWYDYSSKDFDNDSHSFYAKFNDYQDISSQTVLSYSLWGEHNKDNALDAPGSYSTVDFDSTLITQLSDLHQLTFGGGIRYMHLDFSSSQIDDVDFYNVDYYRRAYDIESANDYITNIFIQSQLAWNEHLSTVMGVKLEHFTQNSTTELSPQLRVMYKIDEKHSLWSGVSRAVVAPSYMDSNSVYLENSYYYDENQGYVDYIAYYGQNNDLDNENVITTEIGYRFSSGERLEVDSTAFYSIHDNVRQHSLQQSGNQAPHVINGVLTDDYEAKTYGIEIGASYKITENLKSYFSYSYLSVEGEHKGTNPDSSQYSESTHDIDSEHLATAQVLWNVYEGFQFDVVGKYMNVNYPDHYVSYTGETFDWQSYSHELAFDARLGWKKSNKAPLFEVVVENIGKKSGYQTDYSTYKEANQESVYVRVSHEF; encoded by the coding sequence ATGAAACATTCATCTATATACGCAGCTCTAGCATTATTGCCTTCATTTTCTCTCTATGCTCAGGGGAATTCACTTGAGCATTTAATGTCGATGAGTCTTGAAGAGTTATCAATGTTAGATGTCGAGATGGAGACGGCGTCTAAAGTTAAGCAAAAGCTAACGGATATTCCATCTTCTGTTTATGTTTTATCAAACGAACGAATCCAAAGAAGCGGCGCAAAAACAATTGCTGAAGCTTTGGTACTCGTACCTGGTTTGAAAGTAACAAAATTTAATGAAACATCATGGTTTGTTTCAACCCGTGGTTTCCACGATGGTTTGTACAATAAAATGCTCGTGATGATAGATGGTCGAAGCCTATTTAGCCCTGTATATGGTGGTACATATTGGACTGATGTTGACTATATTCTGGCTGATATTGAAAGAATAGAGATACTTAAAGGACCTGGTGGCACTATTTGGGGGGGGAATGCTGCAAATGGCGTAGTGAACATCATCACTAAATCCTCAGAAGCTACTCAAGGTACTTATGTATCAGCGGTTGCGTCTGCTAATGACAATTACGAATTTAGTGCTAGGCAAGGTTTAAAGTTTAATGAGTATCTTTATGGGCGCGCTTTTTATAAGTATAAGGAAGAGTCTTCTTACCAGCCGAATACATCAGATAATGAAATTTGGAAAGCTCAATCTGCCGGCATGGTTTTTGAGCCGATTGATGCTGATAAAAACTGGTCTTTGAGGTTTGGGGGAGAGAAAAGCGCTTACCGAACAAGCTTATATACCTATTATTATGATGATCAAGGTTGGTACGATTATTCATCGAAAGACTTTGATAATGACAGCCATTCGTTTTATGCCAAGTTTAACGATTATCAGGACATTAGCTCACAAACAGTTTTGTCCTATTCATTATGGGGAGAGCATAATAAAGATAATGCCCTTGACGCCCCCGGCAGCTATTCTACGGTAGATTTCGATTCCACTCTTATCACACAATTATCCGACCTCCATCAACTGACTTTCGGTGGTGGTATTCGTTACATGCACCTGGATTTTTCTTCTAGCCAAATTGATGATGTTGATTTTTACAATGTTGATTACTATCGACGAGCATATGATATCGAATCGGCTAATGACTATATCACTAATATTTTTATCCAGTCTCAATTAGCTTGGAATGAACACCTGTCTACGGTGATGGGGGTTAAACTTGAGCACTTTACGCAGAATTCTACGACAGAATTGTCTCCCCAGTTACGGGTTATGTACAAAATAGATGAAAAGCACTCTTTATGGAGCGGTGTGAGCCGAGCCGTCGTTGCGCCTTCGTACATGGATTCAAACTCGGTCTACTTAGAAAACTCATATTACTATGATGAGAACCAAGGGTACGTCGATTACATCGCTTATTATGGTCAGAATAACGACTTAGATAACGAAAATGTGATTACTACGGAAATAGGATACCGTTTCTCGAGTGGAGAGCGGTTAGAGGTTGATAGTACTGCTTTTTATAGTATTCACGATAATGTTCGCCAGCACAGTTTACAACAGTCTGGCAACCAAGCTCCTCATGTCATCAACGGCGTATTAACTGATGATTATGAAGCTAAAACGTATGGTATTGAAATTGGTGCTTCATATAAAATAACTGAAAATTTAAAGAGTTACTTCAGCTACTCTTATTTGAGTGTTGAAGGAGAGCATAAGGGTACTAACCCAGATTCAAGTCAATATTCTGAATCAACGCATGATATAGATAGTGAGCATTTAGCGACGGCTCAAGTTTTGTGGAATGTTTATGAGGGCTTCCAGTTTGATGTTGTTGGTAAATATATGAACGTCAATTACCCAGATCACTACGTTTCTTACACTGGTGAAACTTTTGATTGGCAATCGTATTCTCATGAACTGGCATTTGACGCAAGGTTAGGTTGGAAGAAATCCAATAAAGCGCCTTTATTCGAAGTCGTAGTAGAAAATATAGGTAAAAAAAGCGGTTATCAAACAGATTACTCAACATATAAAGAAGCGAATCAAGAATCCGTATATGTAAGGGTGTCTCATGAATTTTAA
- a CDS encoding 5-oxoprolinase subunit PxpA has translation MTTKILLNCDMGESFGHWKMGDDELVMEWVDMANIACGFHASDPHVMSRTIKLAQHYNTQIGAHPGYQDLIGFGRRSIAHTPAEISELISYQVGALEALCRFHGTSIKYVKPHGALYNDMMENLEVFEAIADAVSDFQVPLMILSSLDNQRYLDIADKHDLPLLFEAFADRAYTSNGRLAARTLSGSVYNHSDDIYNQVMQLMNYGSVTTIDGERLHLEADTICVHGDNPQSIALIKKINQELHSNTMNK, from the coding sequence GTGACAACAAAGATATTACTTAATTGTGACATGGGAGAGAGTTTCGGACATTGGAAAATGGGAGATGACGAACTTGTCATGGAATGGGTAGATATGGCGAATATTGCTTGTGGCTTCCATGCGTCTGATCCTCATGTTATGTCTCGAACCATAAAACTTGCACAGCACTACAATACTCAGATTGGGGCACATCCAGGTTATCAGGATCTTATTGGGTTTGGTCGACGATCTATTGCTCATACTCCAGCTGAAATCTCTGAATTAATTTCATATCAAGTCGGCGCTTTAGAGGCATTATGTCGATTTCATGGAACGTCAATCAAATACGTGAAGCCTCATGGTGCTTTGTACAATGATATGATGGAAAATTTAGAAGTTTTTGAAGCCATCGCGGATGCAGTATCTGACTTTCAAGTTCCGCTTATGATCCTCTCATCTTTAGATAATCAGCGCTATTTAGATATAGCCGACAAACATGATTTGCCTTTGTTGTTTGAAGCCTTTGCGGATAGAGCATATACCAGTAATGGTCGACTGGCTGCTCGAACTCTATCAGGCTCTGTGTACAATCACAGTGATGATATCTATAACCAAGTGATGCAGCTGATGAATTATGGAAGTGTTACTACAATAGATGGAGAACGCCTTCATCTAGAAGCCGATACAATTTGCGTTCATGGTGATAACCCTCAATCCATTGCATTAATTAAAAAAATCAACCAAGAGTTACATTCCAACACAATGAATAAATAA
- a CDS encoding 5-oxoprolinase subunit B family protein: MIQPSFKIEPIAECSLLVTFSINSKTTETEQRVGHISDAIRFHFSDVIMNVTPAYYSILVDYLPYRISESEFILKLTEVIKSAEQIGLSNTPSELITLPVYYAHETGIDIERFEQNGISLDELIKLHTQPEYTVSAIGFAPGFGFLSDVPIELTMPRHNTPRVSVAKGSVAIANTKTAVYPSDSPGGWNIIGNCPIPLFELDKLNHLNSEDSFKNIDSISKLKIGSRVKFKAVSRDDFLSLGGLL, translated from the coding sequence ATGATTCAACCCAGTTTTAAAATTGAGCCAATTGCTGAATGCAGTTTGTTGGTTACCTTTTCAATCAATTCAAAGACAACCGAAACAGAACAAAGAGTTGGTCATATTTCTGATGCGATTCGTTTTCACTTTTCCGACGTTATCATGAATGTCACGCCAGCCTATTACTCAATATTGGTCGACTACCTTCCTTATCGTATTTCTGAATCAGAATTCATTCTTAAATTGACTGAAGTGATTAAAAGTGCAGAACAAATAGGTTTGTCCAATACACCTTCCGAGCTAATTACCTTACCCGTTTATTACGCACATGAAACAGGCATAGATATTGAGAGGTTTGAGCAGAATGGGATTTCTTTAGATGAACTCATCAAGCTTCATACACAGCCTGAATATACAGTAAGTGCTATTGGCTTTGCTCCAGGTTTTGGGTTTCTATCTGATGTTCCTATCGAACTCACTATGCCAAGGCATAATACTCCGAGAGTATCGGTTGCAAAAGGCAGTGTCGCAATTGCCAATACCAAAACTGCTGTTTATCCAAGTGACTCGCCAGGTGGTTGGAACATTATCGGGAACTGCCCGATTCCATTATTTGAATTAGATAAATTGAATCACCTAAATAGTGAAGACAGCTTCAAAAATATTGATTCAATTTCTAAGTTGAAAATTGGGTCCCGAGTTAAATTCAAAGCGGTATCTCGTGATGATTTCCTCTCTCTTGGAGGCTTGTTATAA
- a CDS encoding 5-oxoprolinase subunit C family protein encodes MSTSSLTIIKPGQMTLIQDFGRFGTSHLGLTQGGPVDDYAYSWANHLLSNPVNQSVIEITLGQVKLNVDEDCELAICGGDLDAKLDGTALINWSTFIARKGQILSFGLPKNGLRAYLAVKGGFNMPLTLGSSSTVVRENIGGVNNGAPCEENLVLSFDRHVIAETYKSRSLTFRFKPNYNLPVTLRVIEGYQNQYFSEEAKQAFYSQEFTVDQNSNRMGYRLQGNTIESPKIDMLSEGIALGSIQIPQDGQPIILLNDRQTIGGYPKFGCIARIDLPRLAQAKPGHSISFVKGDRLGLQDVWCQWAKFFGY; translated from the coding sequence ATGTCGACTTCTTCATTAACTATCATTAAACCGGGGCAAATGACCCTAATCCAAGATTTTGGGCGTTTTGGCACCAGCCATTTAGGGCTCACCCAAGGTGGACCTGTTGATGATTATGCTTACAGCTGGGCAAATCATTTACTTTCCAACCCTGTTAATCAGTCTGTGATTGAAATTACGTTAGGACAAGTAAAGTTAAATGTAGATGAAGATTGCGAGCTTGCCATTTGTGGCGGAGATTTGGATGCAAAGCTAGATGGTACTGCACTAATCAATTGGAGTACTTTCATTGCAAGAAAAGGGCAAATACTGTCTTTTGGTTTACCCAAGAATGGCTTAAGAGCTTATCTAGCCGTAAAAGGTGGCTTTAATATGCCATTAACTTTAGGAAGCAGCTCAACAGTCGTTCGCGAAAATATTGGAGGCGTCAATAACGGCGCACCTTGTGAAGAAAATTTAGTATTAAGTTTCGATAGACACGTCATAGCGGAGACCTATAAGTCACGGTCATTAACTTTTCGCTTTAAACCTAATTACAATTTACCCGTTACTTTAAGAGTGATTGAGGGTTATCAAAATCAATACTTCTCTGAAGAAGCTAAGCAGGCTTTTTATAGCCAAGAGTTTACAGTTGATCAAAACTCCAATCGTATGGGATACAGGTTACAAGGTAACACAATTGAGTCACCCAAAATAGATATGCTTTCAGAAGGCATAGCCCTCGGTTCGATTCAAATACCACAAGATGGCCAACCTATTATTTTGTTAAATGACAGGCAAACCATTGGTGGGTACCCAAAATTTGGATGTATTGCACGAATAGACTTGCCTAGGCTTGCTCAAGCAAAGCCGGGGCATTCTATTTCATTTGTTAAAGGTGACCGGCTAGGGCTTCAAGATGTATGGTGTCAATGGGCTAAATTCTTTGGATACTAA
- a CDS encoding FAD-dependent oxidoreductase, protein MTDNNTDKVPPSIAIVGGGIAGTTSAIHFSELGYNVTILEKGPSLVNGPPICHLHAGGNLYRDISQEQCLTLLKQSIETIRLFPHSLNIRPTIIAVPHSDGGNPDDLLPRLNVIQESYRALIEEDENNRVLGSPDDYFKLYDKKQLQALALRSQPESPTTLDEWCIPFAKHSNLEALKFPVVIVQEYGLSVFRLSATAQLSLEKQPNCKVLTNSQLLSVDKVEPTIKSSSELQIGELGKWKLNYLDDEKALRSFQVDYLINASGFETGVVDDFIGSQQQRLVEFKAAYITKWEQCAEEWPEVIFHGPRGTPQGMAQLTPYADGVFQLHGMTEGITLFKDGLVSSSSDSSQPKLPTRLLKKITSGWTEEQLKERTEAAISHMSQFIPTFSDALVGGKPLFGAQQIPGSDPSLRAAGVSFSGDNYARLEVVKASSTLEAAQKIALHWFKLPIRSDIETAHPKTMSLNLRNVENKAVQLTQERDYPAALAIVTGEVR, encoded by the coding sequence CAACAATACGGATAAAGTTCCACCTTCGATTGCCATCGTAGGTGGAGGGATTGCTGGAACAACAAGTGCTATTCATTTTAGTGAGCTGGGATATAACGTCACTATCTTGGAAAAAGGGCCAAGCTTGGTAAATGGACCTCCTATTTGTCACCTTCATGCTGGTGGGAATTTATATAGGGACATTTCACAAGAGCAGTGTTTGACTCTATTGAAGCAATCAATCGAAACTATCCGGTTGTTTCCCCATTCTTTGAATATTCGTCCAACCATTATTGCCGTGCCACATTCTGATGGCGGGAATCCTGACGATCTTCTTCCTCGCCTTAATGTCATTCAAGAATCATACAGAGCTCTTATCGAAGAAGATGAGAACAATCGTGTTCTGGGATCTCCTGACGACTATTTTAAACTGTACGATAAGAAGCAATTACAGGCTTTAGCGTTACGCTCTCAACCTGAATCTCCAACTACGCTCGACGAGTGGTGTATTCCGTTCGCTAAGCACAGTAATCTTGAGGCTCTTAAGTTTCCGGTAGTCATTGTTCAAGAGTATGGATTAAGTGTCTTTAGGCTTTCTGCTACAGCTCAACTTTCTTTAGAAAAACAGCCTAATTGCAAAGTGCTAACCAATAGCCAATTACTTTCTGTCGATAAAGTCGAACCAACCATTAAGTCGTCTAGCGAGTTGCAGATAGGTGAACTAGGTAAGTGGAAGCTGAATTATTTAGATGATGAGAAAGCCCTAAGATCTTTCCAAGTGGATTACTTAATCAATGCCAGTGGTTTTGAAACTGGTGTGGTTGATGATTTTATTGGCTCTCAGCAGCAGAGGCTCGTGGAGTTTAAAGCGGCTTATATTACGAAATGGGAACAATGCGCAGAAGAATGGCCAGAAGTTATCTTTCATGGTCCGAGAGGTACACCACAAGGAATGGCTCAACTGACACCATATGCTGATGGCGTGTTTCAGTTACATGGAATGACAGAAGGAATTACTTTGTTTAAAGATGGGTTAGTGTCCTCTTCGAGCGATTCTTCACAACCGAAGCTACCCACACGTTTGCTCAAGAAAATTACATCGGGTTGGACTGAAGAACAGCTTAAAGAAAGAACTGAAGCAGCTATCTCTCATATGTCTCAGTTCATTCCAACATTTTCAGATGCATTAGTAGGCGGCAAGCCATTATTTGGCGCTCAACAAATCCCTGGGTCAGACCCTAGTTTAAGAGCCGCTGGCGTATCTTTCAGTGGTGATAATTACGCACGCTTAGAGGTGGTTAAAGCTTCATCAACCCTAGAAGCTGCGCAGAAAATTGCATTGCATTGGTTTAAGTTACCAATCAGGTCGGATATTGAAACCGCACACCCTAAAACAATGTCGCTAAATCTGAGAAATGTTGAAAATAAAGCTGTGCAACTAACTCAGGAAAGGGACTATCCAGCAGCCCTGGCTATTGTGACTGGTGAAGTTCGTTGA